A window of the Cuculus canorus isolate bCucCan1 chromosome 3, bCucCan1.pri, whole genome shotgun sequence genome harbors these coding sequences:
- the COL10A1 gene encoding collagen alpha-1(X) chain produces the protein MHLQISLLLLFCLNIVHGSDGYFSDRYQKQSSIKGPHFLPFNVKSQGVQIRGEQGPPGPPGPIGPRGQPGPAGKPGFGSPGPQGPPGPPGPPGFSAVGKPGMPGLPGKPGERGLTGEKGEAGPVGLPGPRGPQGPPGTPGPVGLSVPGKPGPQGPPGAQGPRGLPGEKGEPGIHGINGQKGENGYGIPGRPGSRGLPGPQGPRGPPGPAGVGKPGENGLPGQPGMKGDRGFPGMPGAVGLPGPQGPPGEPGEAGIGKPGPMGPPGAAGIPGAKGQPGPAGLPGSPGLPGFGKPGLPGMKGHRGPEGLPGLPGPKGDQGPAGVPGEPGPTGPPGNVGPQGVKGLPGENGFPGPKGEMGPAGPPGFPGAKGERGLPGLEGKPGYPGEQGLAGPKGHPGFPGPKGDTGHAGLPGLPGPMGPQGVKGVPGINGEPGPRGPSGIPGIRGPIGPPGMPGAPGAKGEPGAPGLPGPAGITTKGLSGPMGPPGPPGPKGSSGEPGLPGPPGPPGPPGQAIMPESYVKAGESRDPSGMSFMKGVNQALTGMPVSAFSVILSKAYPAATVPIKFDKILYNRQQHYDPRTGIFTCRIPGLYYFAYHVHAKGTNVWVGLYKNGTPLMYTYDEYTKGYLDQASGSAVIDLMENDQVWLQLPNSESNGLYSSDYVHSSFSGFLFAHI, from the coding sequence GTGTGCAAATAAGAGGTGAACAAGGACCACCTGGTCCCCCAGGCCCTATTGGACCAAGAGGACAACCAGGTCCAGCAGGAAAACCAGGGTTTGGAAGTCCTGGTCCCCAAGGCCCTCCTGGTCCCCCAGGACCACCTGGATTCTCTGCAGTTGGAAAGCCAGGCATGCCAGGTCTACCAGGAAAGCCAGGAGAAAGAGGACTAACTGGTGAGAAAGGAGAAGCTGGACCTGTTGGGCTCCCAGGACCAAGAGGGCCACAGGGACCCCCTGGCACTCCTGGCCCTGTAGGACTGTCTGTTCCTGGCAAGCCGGGACCACAAGGACCTCCAGGAGCTCAAGGGCCAAGGGGCCTCCCTGGCGAGAAGGGAGAGCCAGGTATCCATGGTATAAATggacaaaagggagaaaatggaTACGGCATTCCAGGCCGCCCGGGCAGCAGGGGTCTTCCAGGTCCGCAGGGTCCCCGGGGCCCCCCAGGTCCTGCTGGGGTTGGGAAGCCTGGTGAAAATGGTCTTCCAGGTCAGCCAGGTATGAAAGGTGACAGAGGTTTCCCAGGCATGCCTGGAGCAGTTGGTCTTCCAGGTCCCCAGGGTCCCCCCGGAGAACCTGGGGAAGCTGGCATTGGCAAACCTGGGCCAATGGGACCACCAGGAGCAGCTGGCATCCCTGGAGCAAAGGGACAACCTGGACCCGCTGGCTTGCCTGGATCCCCAGGTCTTCCAGGATTCGGAAAGCCAGGATTACCAGGGATGAAGGGACATAGAGGGCCTGAAGGTCTTCCTGGCCTTCCAGGACCTAAAGGAGACCAAGGTCCAGCCGGCGTGCCAGGAGAACCAGGTCCCACTGGGCCACCAGGAAATGTGGGTCCTCAAGGAGTAAAAGGCTTGCCTGGTGAGAATGGCTTCCCTGGGCCCAAAGGCGAAATGGGCCCTGCTGGACCCCCAGGATTCCCAGGGGCCAAGGGGGAACGAGGTCTGCCAGGGTTAGAGGGGAAACCAGGATACCCAGGAGAGCAGGGTCTTGCTGGTCCTAAGGGACACCCAGGTTTCCCAGGTCCGAAAGGTGACACTGGCCATGCTGGGCTCCCTGGCTTGCCCGGTCCCATGGGTCCACAAGGAGTTAAGGGGGTGCCGGGAATCAATGGTGAGCCAGGTCCCAGGGGACCTTCAGGAATACCTGGGATCAGAGGCCCCATTGGCCCCCCTGGGATGCCAGGAGCCCCTGGTGCGAAAGGTGAGCCGGGAGCTCCCGGACTGCCAGGCCCCGCAGGGATCACCACCAAAGGCTTAAGTGGACCCATGGGACCACCTGGACCTCCCGGGCCAAAGGGCAGCAGCGGAGAGCCTGGCTTGCCGGGccccccaggacctcctggTCCCCCTGGACAAGCCATAATGCCCGAAAGCTATGTGAAAGCAGGAGAGTCTCGGGATCCATCAGGAATGTCTTTCATGAAAGGAGTAAACCAAGCTCTTACAGGGATGCCAGTGTCTGCTTTCAGTGTCATCCTCTCAAAAGCTTACCCTGCGGCAACAGTCCCCATAAAATTTGATAAAATTTTGTACAATAGGCAGCAACATTATGACCCCAGAACAGGAATCTTCACCTGCAGGATCCCTGGGCTGTACTATTTCGCCTACCACGTACACGCAAAAGGAACAAATGTTTGGGTTGGACTCTATAAAAATGGTACCCCGCTCATGTACACCTATGATGAGTACACAAAAGGATACCTTGACCAGGCTTCTGGCAGTGCTGTCATTGATCTCATGGAGAATGATCAAGTATGGCTCCAACTGCCCAATTCAGAATCTAATGGTCTCTATTCCTCTGACTACGTTCATTCTTCATTCTCAGGTTTCCTATTTGCTCATATCTAA